tttgaactttaaaaatcgtaactgatacttagaaaatagacaacacgtattataaaagttactatttgaatgttaaaattccccatattgacaaccgggttccgggttataatttcaaatagtaatgttgaaagtttatttttttccgtgtaatgacaattttttggaGTAAATACTAGCAAACGTACaatattgtatattttttattttacaattataaataatcataattacaaatataagTAGGTCCAGAAAAATTGTCAAGGTCCTTACTTTGACGTTCGACTGTCAacaaattttaacatttttaaaattgtcttcTCTAAAATTTACGAGGTTAAgtttagttcaaaaattactatgcgatagatgaatatttattttaaataaaattatcgtaaaaaatttattttttacttgtaatctaatattttttttttaaattggccGCAAAATAACCTCTTTGAATTGacgatataatttaattttattttaaaatataaatgataacagttattatttttcattttatgagAAGCTTTTCCTTTGAATAAATGACCGCGATAATTGAATAGTAATTCGATttgatatttcatttaaattattactactTTAACGGCTTATGGTATACAGAAATCTTAGTTGGTTATTCAGTTTGACCTCTAAACTGCATGATCTACGGGGTCTTGAAAATCCTATACgattcaatactttccaaCGCGGTACATtgggttttaaaaatagtatattgaaTCGCATTGGAAGCCAATGCGATTCCAATTGCTGGGATATAATTGTTCGCTTACTTTAGGTGaatatgattcatatattatatagtttattgactttatttttattatctttctTTACAATTGCTTTCCTCACATTTTTGACTGTCATTCGGTTATGATCATTTACATTCTCGCTACGATTACGTCTCGTACTCTCTATCCTGGATTTTGATGATTTTACCTGTTGTTGAAAAGAAGCTGACAATCATGTTAACATTGACTCAGCCTGAGAAGCTGGTCAGGGTGGTAttttgtaattgaaaatttaatttatttttctatcctttattttgtacaatttttatacacgTGGTTGACGGATAGCAAATAAAAAGATTTGCTCCGCATCTCCGTCATTGGAAAATTTACGcttatcgttatttttttatttgttcaatCATAAACAATTCGTTTGTAAATTtctttatgaatatttttatattttatgaaaaaattgtttttccaTTCACCTTGATTTAGTTtaagtgaaaattataaaaatatggaGTGAGTACACATCGAAGCTATACATGATTGGCATGGCCACTACAATAAGTATTATCGTTTCGTGAACTTCATAAGTAGTTGaagttttgaatttatgataaagctattgttaaaattagtaataaaacaatataacTAAGTTATTACAGGTTGAGAAGTATTTTAGAttagctgattttttttttataattatttcgagTTATTATGAACAGAAAAACATTTATCCtcttactaaataaataaaacttcttaaaattatttataatcgtCATAAATAACACTGGACAtcactgaaaattaaaaaataatttaataaacataaataaggTGTTTGAATTCCTTTTCAAGTTCAAATACATACGCTTTTAATCTTgctttttagttttttcgtcAATTCCATTTACTGAAACTACTTCCTTCGATTGTTCGCTGAGTTGAGAATCGATGACTAGTCTACCCGTCaacatgaataaaaatacctgaaaatcaatataaaatataaaataagtgaAGGGACTAAAAATAGTACATAAAGAGTGCTCCAATAGTAAAGGTTATAAATTAAGGAATAGGCCGTTATCGAACTTAAGAGCAGGCTTGTGCAAGCCTTGAAAAAAACTGCTATATGGGAaatagggaattaaattgaGACGGAGTCCTTTGCCATTTTTGCACCTCAGTCACAGGTAACTAGTTTCTAATTAAGGCCGGCAATTGAATATTGGTTTTTACGGAAATCGACAGACTGATGACGGTGACTTGCTTGTCAATTCACAGTGAATTGCTAGTGAAACGCTAGTAAATCCTGATGGAATTGTCGGTATGTTAAGAGTGAATCGTTAGTAAATTGCCCGTCGCAACTTTGATCATCATGTTTTTGTTGATCAATTACAACTGATATCACTAACTCTGACTAAAACTAAACTTGTCATAAATCTCTATAGAACAAAATAAAACCGAAAAAGCAAATGTCAAGCTGAATTACATTTgaaatatgcattttttttttttacctgtgAAAGTTTAAACAGCCTaaggtagaaaaaaaattttacttatagTAAATATAGAATGATACAAATAATGATTATTCTTAAGAAATAGATTAATTcgaaatcgtttcttttattttatttatttaaaaaaaatatttctcaatATCTAACTGGTCAATTCGTACCAAAATAATAGTCTACTGACTTTACTACGTGGCCTGACTAGAacaaaatcttataaaaaaaaaaaaaaaatgtcaagaattCGATAGTGCTGTTTGCACCTTAATCAATTGGGCATATTTGTTTCAATAAACAAGAAACGTTTCGGAATGATTGAAACTTGAAAGCCCAATGGTGTCTAAACCGATTTCTATAACCGAAAATTTTTGCCGTACATCCGTTTAATCTTATCTAAAAGGAATTGAtgaatttattacaaattttctGCTTAGCTGATTGACTTACGacgataattgcaattttacCAGCGACGactttttattacatttttacgCCCAATTTTTCACGTTCAATTTTGTAAAAaggtattataataataaattaactaaatgaatgaagttttttttgtactgcaaattattttttaatgttttaattttcaaagatttattcagctattttttttttattttctacaggtaaattttcttttcaaaaaagaaaaattttaaacctgacaatttttcaatctaaattacaaaacttgtaattaataagaaaactataaaaaagtaCATCGGATAAAAATAGAGCATATAAGTAGGAAgggagatttttaaaataaattttccaagtGAAATTAGTATATTTAGGGCTTTACTCAAGATCGAGATTATATTGGTCTTGTCTTGATTTGTCAAGACAAGACCAAGACGATATTATAGATCTCAattcaagaccaagaccaatatcattaaaaacatcTCGCTACATCTTGACAAgacataaaaatacaaaagtaTAAGTATATGAGAATTACTCGCAATAAGACTCCATACTTTAAGAAAGATTATAACTATTGACTTTATTTTagcttattgattattttaaatgacagTATTCTTCCCTTGCGACCTTAAACCCACTCTGGAAACACTCTGGAATCATAGTCAGAATGTAAACATTCTAAATCCAGTTTGTTTCCAGGGTGGTTTTTGTGCCCTCTTTCCAGAGTGAAACCAAAGTGGTTTCAGAGTTGATCCAAAGTAGatcaaagtgttttcagaATGGACCCAAAGTAAGTCCAGAATGAAATCAAAATGTTTTCAAAATGGGCTCAAAATGAGTGCAGGATGAAATCAGAGTGTTTTCAGAATGGGCCTAGATtcgatgaaatttaaatactaaggaataaaaaaaatttagtactTTCTAAACACATAAATCAATAATGatctacagaaaaaaaatttttaccccaattttttcattgactatgcttttgttaattagttaatttttatttgttgaaagtttacataaaaaccctgattatttctaaactaaataccccggattttttttacttcttgaaGCTATTCTTGAAAGGGTTTAGAAATGATCGCcgttggaaatttaaaaaatttcgattttttacttttttattaacaatctaaagtattgaaaaataaacaacgtaaataaagcaatcaagaaaatttatttttttgattattttgtttttttattgctaaaagctacataacaataattataaaaaaatttttacttttagtttttatttttcaatgctttagattgttaataaagaagtaaaaaatcgaaattttctcatttttctAACGGTGATCTTTTCTAAACCCTTTCAAGAATCGTTCCaagaagtataaaaaatcCGGGGGTTTTAGTTTAGATATAATCAGGGTTTTTATGTTTACTCtcaacaagtaaaaattaattattaattacacgaAGTATAGATACAAGGAGCCCGAACGGTATAGGCTTTTCCATAGTATTAATGGTCACAACAGTAAACCTAGATCTTAGTTCTCTTTTCTGCTACTGGCTGCGCTAGAATTTAGGACGTACCgatgctattattattattacacgtAACACGCATTGGCTCGCgaatgtttaatttatttaaatataaaatataaatttatttatttaaaattagcagtcataaaaaaaatgggaaGGTGTTGTGCTGTTCATGGTTGTGTTAGTGGCCGAATGGCAAGTAAAAGTGTACGAAAAGTGGCTTTATTTAAAGTACCAAAAGTGAGTAACCTCTGTAACAGGgcgaattataaatttttgagaaattaaatatttgaatttgaatattattccCGCCGTTAACCGGCCAATGACCTCGTAAGTTGCGAGTTAGGGTTGCGACttgtcaccgggtgtcgcaCGATCACTTAGACCCGAACATTCGCCACTCCCCTAGTCTAAGTTTCGGGAGTGAACCAGAATAGAGGgaatgataatataaaaaggACTGCGGAACACGGAATCATCAGTTAAGTTCTAGTTTTTGTTCAGACGACGACAACGGCAGGACACTAATTAAACAAGGTAAATAATTACGTCTGTACACGCTTCACGTGGAACGAGGcgattacattaattaaaataaaattgtatttagGCTCTCTAAAGCCAATTGTTAAcccattttataaattacaatttacttATACGCACTGTTCATTGACAGGTACAATTacaagattataaatttacaaatttcaatctaaaaattttatcattgttGGCGGAAGAGGAAATACGACAAGGAAGCCGGACAACGGAAAATCTGGAAACCAAATTTACACCAAAAATTGAGAGCAGCCGAAGCATTTCATCatctaaaattttccaagGACTGCTGAATTAAATTTggaggtaaattataattaattcaagccactgattaattttattaatctggcaaattaattataatatattacttaatatctttccgttgATCTCGCGTAAAGAAACGGATAGTtcaggctctccagccgttcAATCTCGTGTTCTCGAAAGTTCCGTCGCGTCAATTGTCGTCAAAATCTGGTTTAAACtctgtaataataattcaagGCTCCACAGCCagaataaaactaaatttatctCGTAAATAATCCGGTAATTAAAacgattgatttattaatttattccaggctctccagccgttataaattaatttattaattgatcttaagattaatacaggctggaatttattccgtcggccgcattaattctaagattcattaatttactcgaattacttaattaactcCAATAAAATCGGGAACCGCGTGACGTCAATTCACCGGTCaaaaattctagtcaacccgaaaacaaattctagtcagaacgtgattattaaattaattttaagttgaataaaatatctaaaaactaattaaaggATACTAGAGTTTGAGTATAttaaattgtgagtaaaaagtgaaacggattattttaaagtgaaataaatttattgtgaaaattgtcAGTGGAAAATTaggaattgaaaataataattgtataaaatttgtggcaaattaattataaatgttaatcagagaaaattaattaggagaaaattataagtggaaaagattaattaatttacaaattacattaaacaaaaaattaaattaattaattgaaaaggacagtaaattatagaatgaaaaaatttatattgagtattgGAAATTATGAAGTGTTGGAAAATTGAGTGAGAAAGTTAATGAGTAGAGTCACTTAGTTATAGAGTCAATTAGAATAAAGAAAACTGTGTCTGTGATTTAGGTCCGGTGGGCATGTTAAGATTAGATTAGTTATACATCCAGGGgatgattttataataaattttagtatacaTCCAGGGgatgattttataatagttTAGTTAATGTCCAGGggacaaatttattaattgtatcaaggtttaacgtccaggggacgattTTTTTAACGTGGGAGTGTGGGTGTGGAAACGTCCGGGAGAcgtattagtttgtcataagattccgtccaggggacgaggtataaattagtttgtcataaggaaaaccgtccaggggacgaggtataaattagtttgtcataaggaaaaccgtccaggggacgaggttattagtttgtcataagaaaattagtttgtcataaggaaaaccgtccaggggacgagattattagtttgtcataagaatatagtttgtcataaggaatatagtttgtcataaggtaattaattgttattaaaggttaaataaataataagcaaggtgcttgaaattgttaaaatttaaaagtgaagtttaaaataaaatttatttcagcctgttcactattcctctcctctctcacaaaaacataaaatttacgaacgaccctgagcatataaaataaatacaattaacatccggttctggaaggccgagtccatcttccagtggcgccctaatattcgactataatacttaggtgcgaccagacttggcaagctaatcactctgtcatacctcaaaataatatatgttaaaaattcgtgtaattaataattaatttataaacttgtataatttttaactaatatttaaaaaattttgtatttttatttatttttttaagtatataaataaattttttttgaaagatgTAGAATTGCGTAATAAATGGATTTCTGCTCTGGGCCAAGAATTGAAAGCTACCAGTTTTATTTGTGAATTACATTTTAATCCAGAGGATGTGATTAAAAGTGATCGAGAGATTTTGAAAGATGGTAGTATATACGTGTATGAATATCAGAAAGTTCATTTGAAGAAGAAAGCTGAGCCAAAgtcaaatattattaatgacagcaatgacaataataatagctTGTTATCAGATAATGAGCTTCCAAACACTTCTGGTATAATTGACCACGCAATAATGGGTGACTGTAgttttaattcagttgaaACAAGTACCGTTcatgaaattataaatgaagTAGTTGAacctgaaaatataaatttagtaaacaCGAATTTTCCTGACAGTGCAAATACTGCTATTGAAAATGACAATTTGCTGGTTATAAATGAGACTGAGgagttttctttttattcaatcaaagaaatttttgaaactcaGCCACTACGTAAAAATTGGAGTTGgacattcataaaaaattcttttatttcgTTGTCATATATAAGCTCGAAACTGGAATTAGTTTGTCatgtaaaaattgatatggATTTAAATGTAACGGTAAGAAGCTTCAATAGCAATAATCAgacttaatttaattatttaaatagtattaaaatttttcttatgttATAGATAATGAATGCAAAAACTAATATCGTTATTGATATGAATGTAAATATCTCATCAATTGCTTGTATTTggcaattattaatatctttaGAAAATAGCTTTTTCTGCAGTGGAACTGGATACGATGACAAGAAGTAACCGTTAATTTAGacacattattttataataactaaTGCTATCACtacttagtaattaaaatgtcAAGTACCGTTTTTAACATCTAACTGAAtcttaatgttttatttttatagatgtTCAGTCACTTTTACAGGTATATTATTGCCGGAGGaaaggtataaaaaaaaagttgtggaGTACAGATGTATTACTTGCCGAAAATTGAGACGTTTGATTCAAAAACGTAAGACGGAGACAACAAATAATGATGCTCGATGGATGAATTTCAAACATCGCTATATTTTACAACGCAGAAAGCTTAATCGGGTTGTTCACACGgtaaagttttgtttttatttaatttctaagTAACATCTtgcaactaaaaaaattaattgctaaTAATTGACATGAGATAGGGCTCTTTCAAACACTGTGAATTTGAAAAAGcgtaatatatttatgaatgtgcttgaagtttaaaacttaatacacaaaaaaggATCCAATGTGACTGCAGGAGAATTATTAGGTTCATTAATGCAGACCAGAGAATCGTTTGAAGCATGCAATGTGAACAAAGAAAgctggagtaaaaaaattgattctaTCATTGAAAATGCATCTAGAAATCCCAGTAGTACAGAAGCGAATACTGGCGATGAGCATACAGGTTCTAATAATGCAAGtgacaacaataataataataataataataataataataataataataataataataataataataataatattaatgatgtTAATGGCTATAAAAAtgacattattaataatgatgatgataataataataattattattgcacaAATAGTGATAACGACtatgataattttgataacACTAGAAGTGATTATGAAGGtgatgataataacaataaactgtctTTGAACTCGGTGGACTCAAGATATGAACATGATTATGATGTTGCTCAAACTAGCAACTATGTGATTTCCTACATTGCGGGATATGTAGCCCGTAAAACAGGTCGGTTTTCCAAATGCTTCGATTGCACAGAGTCTATGCAGTCAAGAGTAGTGAAGGCTCGTGACaaatttatagaattgatGGATAAAGGTGCGTTGATTTATCCTAgtgaacaattatttaatttaattaaaagtttagaAGAAGTTGTGTTAATGGTAGTTGGGACAAAAACAGTTAATATTGACACAATGTTTGAAATACTAGATGatgtttctaaaaaaaatatctctattTTTGTTGGGTGTGATGAGCATAAGAaagaattaacaaaaaaaataattaataattttttaataatgcgGGGGCATTTTCTAGTcaaatgttttaataaaagtactacagagagaaaagtaaaatctaaaaaatctcGAAAGATTTCTAAATTACATTAACTCGCGTTGACTATtaataagtattaaatatgttttGTTTGTAACTTAtactattttaataaataatatgtttgataataacttgttaactaatttttttcataagtatattttattattatcgtaaTACTGAAATTAATTGGCAtttggcaattttttttaatattttaactattaaatttattaagattATCTGTAGTtactaacttttttatttaaatacttttttctcagcattcatctatattttttcattgaataaaatgGGATGGTCTCTgctaattaatatattattattcattaataccACACGTTTTTAGCTTTGTAGATTTTCTCTTAACGTTCTCTATATTATTGGGCTTACAAAACTTGAAAAGTTTCTAAGAATTttctaaaacttttatttaattccacatttcttaGAACATTCTTTTCCACAGCTGTCAATAGTAACAAAACTTCCCGCGTAAGGATTTAAACGAGTACTTCATGAAAAGTGGCGCGCTCTACCGACAAAAAATCTGTCCCCTAAATAGAGACCATTCGTTCAACATTACGTTCGGACTTCTTGTATCTATACTtcgtgattaattaattaattatttgatctgtttttgatctgttgttttaaaaaacaattgcgttacggacagacaaaactagattaattcttgaactttaaaaaatattagttatgaaaatttacaaggactaaactagattaTATCATggacttatatttttatttatgggcaatatttataaaaaatatattaagttacagaattgattatgttttgtttactatttatttagtatcttttgtttaaaaatgtcgacaGTTAATGAAAGTTTTGACAGCTTTGACCCGGGTTTTAATGTGGAAGacttaagagaaaaatttgctGGGAGAAGATATATGTGAAGGAGGAGAAAGTTACCCGTGCTAAGCAGCAGTggaagtagttcagtgctcgccactagatcgcgtcATATAGTAGATGCTATATCGTGTGCTTAAAGGTAAAAGGGATTATAACAATTtatgcgcccttttacctttgCAAAGGTAAAAAGgcgcatatttttttttttattgccaatcgAGTAGTGGACACATTCTACGCCCTTTTACTTTTAAGAATTCGAAATTTGAGTGATCTAAAGGTGAAAGGGCGTATcctgttttttcaatttagtaTCAGTTATAGGTcagagtaagaaaaaaaaatgccacTCCAATCAAAATTACCACtccacaatttaatttatatgaacaaatatttattc
The Microplitis mediator isolate UGA2020A chromosome 6, iyMicMedi2.1, whole genome shotgun sequence genome window above contains:
- the LOC130670647 gene encoding uncharacterized protein LOC130670647 isoform X2, giving the protein MGDCSFNSVETSTVHEIINEVVEPENINLVNTNFPDSANTAIENDNLLVINETEEFSFYSIKEIFETQPLRKNWSWTFIKNSFISLSYISSKLELVCHVKIDMDLNVTIMNAKTNIVIDMNVNISSIACIWQLLISLENSFFCSGTGYDDKKCSVTFTGILLPEERYKKKVVEYRCITCRKLRRLIQKRKTETTNNDARWMNFKHRYILQRRKLNRVVHTGSFKHCEFEKA
- the LOC130670647 gene encoding probable WRKY transcription factor protein 1 isoform X1, translating into MQTRESFEACNVNKESWSKKIDSIIENASRNPSSTEANTGDEHTGSNNASDNNNNNNNNNNNNNNNNNNNNNNINDVNGYKNDIINNDDDNNNNYYCTNSDNDYDNFDNTRSDYEGDDNNNKLSLNSVDSRYEHDYDVAQTSNYVISYIAGYVARKTGRFSKCFDCTESMQSRVVKARDKFIELMDKGALIYPSEQLFNLIKSLEEVVLMVVGTKTVNIDTMFEILDDVSKKNISIFVGCDEHKKELTKKIINNFLIMRGHFLVKCFNKSTTERKVKSKKSRKISKLH